One Candidatus Flexicrinis proximus DNA window includes the following coding sequences:
- a CDS encoding DUF309 domain-containing protein: MRRQRPKMAVDDLPEPAWFEQISRDCLCELPELAREAIAKFNTGEYYEQHDLLETLWRSTEAPVRQLYQAILQIGIAYYQVEQGNWRGAVKMLDRGLRWMRYLPDACQGVDVNQLRSNAETLRSELKRVREAGMRTVDRSMFRPVPLMGKD, encoded by the coding sequence TTGAGACGACAACGCCCTAAGATGGCCGTCGACGACCTGCCGGAACCCGCCTGGTTTGAACAAATCTCCAGAGACTGCCTGTGTGAACTACCCGAACTGGCGCGCGAAGCGATCGCGAAGTTCAACACCGGGGAATACTACGAACAGCACGACCTGCTGGAGACCCTATGGCGCAGCACGGAAGCTCCCGTGCGGCAGCTATATCAGGCTATACTGCAGATCGGCATTGCCTATTATCAGGTTGAGCAAGGTAACTGGCGCGGCGCAGTCAAGATGCTTGACCGCGGACTGCGCTGGATGCGGTATCTGCCCGATGCGTGTCAGGGTGTCGACGTGAACCAGCTGCGCTCGAACGCCGAGACTTTGCGGAGTGAGTTAAAACGTGTCCGCGAAGCGGGTATGCGCACCGTCGACAGGTCGATGTTCAGGCCAGTCCCGCTGATGGGCAAAGACTAA
- a CDS encoding NTP transferase domain-containing protein codes for MHNPILVILAGGASSRMWPLREKSLLRFGDEPLLLAQLHRYKSMGFTQAVIVGNPENTEVIREMTADFQRIHVQVVTQPEPKGMGDALLRAGAVLPLDEHPAIYVNQVHDVTESALPLDLIDSFRSDPSASYLAGVEREDYFPGGYLIVDADGRITGMVEKPGAANRPSNLVNIVAHIHADATRLLEAIEQQYRIAASPDDHYERAMDALMRDHVFKVVPYRGHWSALKFPWQVLEVMEYSLSQIKGQTIHESAFIAKTAAIVGDVFIGEGAKVFPGAAVVGPAYIGKGTIVGNNALVRASMVLDKCEVGFTTEVARSYVADHCSLHACRVLDSVFAPGVNFSAGCTTANLRMDKGAVGTRVKGERMDTGRGKLGAIIGQGAFLAVDVMTMPGVKVGEYSQVGPGTHVYTDLPDKSRLLVKQSQVLDHIE; via the coding sequence ATGCACAATCCGATCCTGGTCATTTTGGCGGGCGGCGCTTCGTCCCGGATGTGGCCGCTGCGCGAAAAATCTCTCTTGCGCTTCGGCGATGAGCCGCTGCTGCTGGCGCAGCTTCATCGCTACAAGTCGATGGGCTTTACGCAGGCGGTCATCGTCGGCAACCCGGAAAATACTGAAGTCATCCGCGAAATGACGGCAGACTTCCAGCGAATTCATGTGCAGGTAGTCACGCAGCCCGAGCCAAAAGGCATGGGCGATGCGCTGCTGCGGGCGGGCGCAGTGCTGCCGCTCGACGAACATCCCGCAATCTACGTCAATCAGGTTCACGATGTCACCGAAAGCGCGCTGCCTCTGGATCTGATCGACAGTTTTCGCAGCGATCCGTCGGCATCGTATTTGGCGGGTGTCGAGCGTGAAGATTACTTTCCCGGCGGCTACCTGATCGTCGACGCGGACGGGCGCATCACCGGGATGGTCGAAAAACCCGGCGCGGCCAACCGTCCAAGTAATCTGGTAAACATCGTCGCGCACATCCATGCCGATGCGACACGCCTTCTCGAAGCCATCGAGCAGCAGTACCGGATCGCCGCTTCGCCGGATGACCATTACGAACGCGCGATGGACGCACTGATGCGTGACCACGTCTTCAAGGTCGTGCCCTATCGCGGCCATTGGAGTGCCTTGAAGTTCCCCTGGCAGGTGCTGGAGGTCATGGAATATAGCCTCTCGCAAATCAAAGGCCAGACGATTCATGAGAGCGCGTTTATCGCCAAGACTGCCGCAATTGTCGGCGATGTATTCATCGGTGAAGGCGCGAAAGTGTTCCCCGGTGCGGCTGTCGTTGGCCCGGCCTATATTGGTAAGGGGACCATTGTCGGCAATAATGCTCTGGTGCGGGCGTCAATGGTGCTGGATAAGTGCGAAGTCGGGTTTACTACTGAGGTGGCGCGCAGTTATGTCGCGGACCACTGCTCGCTGCACGCCTGTCGCGTCCTGGACTCCGTATTTGCGCCGGGAGTCAACTTCAGCGCGGGCTGCACCACCGCCAATCTGCGCATGGACAAGGGTGCGGTGGGAACCCGCGTCAAAGGAGAACGTATGGACACCGGCCGCGGAAAGCTCGGCGCAATCATCGGTCAGGGCGCGTTTCTGGCAGTGGATGTGATGACGATGCCTGGGGTTAAAGTCGGGGAGTACTCTCAGGTTGGGCCGGGCACTCACGTCTATACGGATCTGCCGGACAAATCCCGGCTGCTGGTCAAACAGTCGCAGGTACTCGATCACATCGAGTAG
- a CDS encoding endonuclease MutS2, translating into MDEIMIDPKSLKTLEFHKVLAKLETYTSFSGGAGLVRELMPTSYADEAQARLRETGEARAMIEAKVNLTLGGVYDVRDLAAGSKRSVIIEPGDLLNIRSTLRRATTIKRTLGRMKQQYPLLSDLAQQAEECIDLQDAIGSAIEDTAEVKDSASARLAIIRREMQVAFDRLQTRLNRLLNVHAKSGYLQEQLITTRNGRYVIPIKADHKGKIPGIVHDSSSSGATLFIEPIETVELNNKWREMQLEEEKEIRRILLALTDLVGEVSDKIVRTVEVLSHIDLVMAKAQYADAIKATEPTLVPFAPKRNASPKTEGRHPGSTIELRGAKHPLLKGNVVPIDIEFDADTWVMVITGPNTGGKTVALKTVGLMVALAQAGLHLPAEYAKLSVFDALFADIGDEQSIEQSLSTFSAHLTNTIRILDDVDEKSLVLLDELGAGTDPAEGSALARAVLSHLLDRRVTTMVTTHHPELKIYSVETPGVRNASVEFDLETLAPTYRLVVGLPGRSNALAIARRLGLREDIINAARDMVATEDLIADDLLDEINRTRDNIRRQNAELTALRQELKEDRDNLQARLDKIEDERRDIINTARRNAETDLADIQKEIKRLRNDLRTAGLPLETLRAIQTAAERLAAQNSAPVQNVTEAVERSDWRPRLGDTVWLATLNAEGVVNEVSENEVLVQVGKLRVRADLSELSKRDASLKRQMKRGQTRVYEETTDPVVTRGKSPGLELDLRGQRVETALERVDWYVDAAYTAGLPFARIIHGKGTGALRKAIRDFVEHHRLISKVETAHPNEGGDGVTVIHMVPTS; encoded by the coding sequence ATGGACGAAATCATGATCGACCCTAAATCTCTGAAGACCCTTGAGTTTCACAAGGTCCTCGCCAAGCTGGAAACGTACACGTCCTTTAGCGGGGGCGCGGGGCTTGTCCGCGAGCTCATGCCAACGTCGTATGCCGATGAAGCACAGGCACGCCTGCGTGAAACCGGCGAAGCACGCGCAATGATCGAAGCGAAGGTCAACCTGACCCTCGGCGGGGTTTACGATGTGCGCGATCTGGCTGCCGGATCGAAGCGCAGCGTTATCATCGAGCCAGGTGACCTGCTGAATATCCGCTCGACACTCCGGCGCGCAACGACGATAAAGCGGACGCTGGGCCGCATGAAGCAGCAGTACCCGCTGCTGTCCGACCTTGCACAGCAAGCCGAGGAGTGTATCGATCTGCAGGATGCGATCGGCTCGGCGATTGAAGACACTGCTGAAGTAAAAGACTCGGCCAGCGCCCGCCTGGCGATCATCCGCCGTGAGATGCAGGTGGCGTTCGACCGGTTGCAAACCCGGCTGAACCGTCTGCTCAACGTTCACGCGAAATCAGGCTATCTCCAGGAACAACTGATTACCACCCGTAATGGACGCTACGTAATCCCGATCAAGGCCGATCACAAAGGCAAGATCCCGGGGATAGTTCATGACTCGTCCTCTTCGGGTGCCACGTTGTTCATTGAGCCGATTGAAACCGTAGAGCTGAACAACAAATGGCGTGAAATGCAGCTGGAAGAAGAGAAGGAAATCCGGCGAATCCTGCTGGCGCTCACCGACCTGGTTGGTGAAGTGAGCGACAAGATCGTGCGAACGGTTGAAGTCCTCTCTCATATCGACTTAGTGATGGCGAAGGCTCAGTATGCCGACGCAATCAAGGCGACTGAGCCGACCTTGGTGCCGTTTGCCCCGAAGCGGAACGCCTCGCCAAAGACTGAGGGCAGACATCCGGGCAGCACGATCGAACTACGCGGAGCAAAGCACCCGCTCTTGAAAGGGAATGTTGTCCCCATCGACATCGAGTTCGATGCCGATACCTGGGTGATGGTGATCACCGGCCCCAATACGGGCGGCAAGACGGTCGCCTTAAAGACCGTCGGGTTGATGGTTGCCCTGGCGCAAGCCGGCCTGCACTTGCCTGCGGAATACGCGAAACTCTCGGTTTTCGATGCGTTATTTGCCGACATCGGGGACGAGCAGAGTATCGAACAGTCGCTTTCCACCTTCAGCGCACACCTCACCAACACAATACGGATCCTCGATGACGTCGACGAAAAGTCACTGGTTCTGCTCGACGAACTGGGGGCAGGAACAGACCCGGCCGAGGGTTCGGCGCTGGCGCGTGCCGTATTGAGCCACCTGCTCGACCGGCGGGTGACGACGATGGTTACGACCCATCATCCCGAACTGAAGATCTACAGTGTCGAAACCCCCGGCGTTCGTAACGCGAGTGTTGAATTCGATCTTGAGACGCTCGCTCCGACTTACCGACTGGTTGTGGGGTTACCAGGGCGCTCGAATGCACTGGCGATTGCCAGGCGACTTGGCCTGCGCGAGGACATCATCAACGCCGCACGCGATATGGTCGCGACCGAAGACCTGATCGCCGACGACCTGCTGGACGAGATCAACCGCACGCGAGACAATATCCGCCGTCAGAACGCCGAACTGACGGCGCTGAGACAGGAACTCAAGGAAGATCGCGATAACCTGCAGGCCCGGCTGGATAAGATCGAAGATGAACGGCGCGACATCATCAACACTGCCCGCCGCAATGCAGAAACGGACCTGGCAGACATTCAGAAGGAGATCAAGCGTCTCCGCAATGACCTGAGGACAGCCGGGCTCCCTCTCGAAACGCTGCGCGCGATACAAACCGCTGCGGAGCGTTTGGCGGCGCAGAATAGCGCGCCGGTGCAGAACGTGACAGAAGCCGTCGAGCGCTCGGATTGGCGTCCGCGCCTCGGCGACACCGTATGGCTGGCGACACTGAATGCGGAAGGCGTTGTGAACGAAGTCTCGGAAAACGAGGTTCTCGTTCAAGTGGGGAAACTGCGTGTTCGCGCCGATCTCAGCGAGCTATCGAAACGCGATGCCAGCCTGAAAAGGCAGATGAAGCGCGGCCAGACACGGGTCTACGAAGAAACAACCGATCCAGTGGTGACGCGTGGAAAATCGCCTGGCCTCGAACTGGATCTCCGGGGGCAGCGTGTGGAGACGGCGCTGGAGCGTGTTGACTGGTATGTGGATGCCGCCTATACGGCAGGGCTGCCGTTTGCGCGTATCATTCACGGCAAGGGCACGGGCGCGCTGCGAAAAGCGATCCGAGACTTCGTCGAACATCACCGGCTAATCAGTAAGGTGGAGACCGCGCATCCGAATGAGGGCGGCGATGGGGTTACCGTCATCCATATGGTGCCGACTTCCTAG